CAAGACTGCCCAGTCCCTGCCACCAAagcagggacaggcagtgaAGATCTTTGTCTACTAATTGCATTTTCTTGATTCTGCTCCAAGGTTAATTTTTGCAATGTATTTCTGGTATAACTTGATGGTATAGAGAATTCTGCCATACATGTGTATAAAATGCTTCATACTTACAATATCTTTCAGAAGAGAGAGCAGGAAGAGAACAACTGGAACTCCAAAGATAGCTCAGCACCCCTTAACGGTGAGTTTGAATTGTAATTCTCTCTTGGCTGACTAGTATGTCTGTCATAAAGATCATCACACTTAGGCTCCCTATCTAAAAGCCACCACCAGCTTGAAAAGTAGTAATAGATCATGCAGTGCCCAATATATAAACCCACTCTCTGAGTTCTAGATTTCCACACTCTTCCTGCCCTTCTATCCCCTCCAGtagctttgttttctgaaggtGCACCTCCCTTCATTGCTTTCAGCCATTTCTTTTGGCACAAGGACTACCAAAAGAACTGGGTGTGTGAGGAAGCACCAGACATGGCCTGCATGCCTGCCTGCCATTCCTGCAGTGCCAGGACAAAGCAGAGATTCGAAAACCAGACCTGTTTCCCAGGGCACTCTTTCACCTAGTGAGACAGGCACTGAAGTACTAAGGCAATGGCATGAAATGGATAGATGTGCAGTGGGTTCACATGAACAGTGGGGATCCCTTCTGTCCCCCTTGTGGAATGCAGGTACAGGTGTCACAGTTACTCCCACACAAGTTCCCTTCATCCCTTTATTCTTCTTATACCACTGGAGCCATAATTCTCCACTTAAGAATAGCAGCTACCTGCACCCAACTACTCAGAGACGTTGGAACTAGCAAGTGCTACCAAAAATAATCAAAAACTGCAGACTGAAAGTAAAGGTACTAAGTTCCTTTACTCCTTTCCTTTCcgcctgcctgccttcctgcctgcctccatcttcttttctcacttcttattctttctgcatttctttcaaTCTCTTTATCCCCTCCCACTCTTCTCTCACTCTCCCTCCTCTACATCTCTTGCATTCTGTGTTTCACTCTgtccctctccttttctgtcATTTGGCAGGAATCCACTTTCTGATCAAGGAAATTATTCTGGATCCTGAGGCTTGGAAGTGCTTGGAGGAGAGTTAGGGTGAACATTATTGTGAAGAGTTATTGACAAGAAGTGTCTGACAGTCATCATGTTTTTTCCAGGATCAGTTACCTTTGCATCAGCACTTATCAGGTCACAAGAAGTCTGACTCCAGAAATAACGTGTCAATGCAAAGCGATTCCTGTCCTCCATCTAAGGCGGCGAATCAGAAAGTGAGGAGAAATCACTTTTCCTTACCCCTCCCATTAATATTCCACTCTGATTCCAAAAAGTCTTCCATTACACTTTCCAGGATGGCTGGTGGCAAGACCAGGTCATCCCAGTGAAGTCTGGGGGGCTTCTCTCCATTTACCACATACACAGTTTGAAGTAGATAATCAGACCAAGGCACTGGTCTAAGGAACCTGGAATATTACCTTTCATCTGATGAACATTTACCAATAAATTCTCAATCCAAAACTTGGCTTACAAGTGAGAGAACTTCCAGGTGATAGAAGAGCCCTAACACTTTCCAGTGCTTCAAGTGCATTGTGATTCTTACACAGCTGGGACAGATTGTTTGTTTTGCATGGTCATTGTAATATTGTTCAAGGGGAAAAGGGATTTGAGGCATCAAAACATGGTCCCCAAAGTTGCTGCAGCGTTTGCTAATCACTCAGCAGGTCTAAAACTGTACTCATGGAGACAGAAATGCTGTTCCACACTTTTATTGAGCCACAGTTGTAATATAGTGATTTTGGAACTCAGCTTTTGCATTCAGTGTCATTTGTTGGTTTGTTCATATAAAGAAATAGGAGCTCTGTATTTAGTACGAATACAATCCCTTTGCTTCCTGTCAGGGGGTGGAAACAAAGGTtttgtctggagaaaaagaatcCCACCTATTTCTTAGGAGCATATTGTGGGAatggagaggggagagaggtgCTTTCCCTCCTTTGTGTCCAGATATTACTGGCATTGGTGCAGCTTTCACAGATTCACATGTAAAGATGCTGTCTCTACAGGTATCACTTACAGGGACACAGGAGTCAACACAGGGTGTCATCTTCTTGAATATATTTAGCTGCTGCCTTGCAAACTACTTCCATATTTAGTAACAACATGGGAGGATTCTTTGGGTGCAAACCTTGGCAtgcctgggagaagaaagaCCTCCTCATTCTGAATGCTGGTTCTGCAAACACACCAACTGCTGTGGTCAGTGCAAGAAGCTCCCTTCCTGctgtcccttcccctccttgGCTCCAACAAGTCCAGCTGCCTTCCCCAACAACTTCACAGCTTCTTGAAGTACTGCCTGGAAATGTAGGGGTGTAGAGGTAGCCAGGAACCTCAGGGGTGCTGCAAGTGTCCCTTCAGTAAGAGCACAACAAGTGTCCTTTACCAGCGTTGACATCTGCTTGTAGAATCTGACATTAGCACCCACACAGTGCACTGGGGTCTCGTGCTATCAGACTGCCTGCTCTGTATTTTAAGTTTCTCTGCTACTTTCTGTACAGGTAACTACCCAGTTGCCTGTTAAACACCTATTTCACACAGACAAAGCACTTCTGTGAGTGTCACTGTGATGTCCCAGTGGTTACAATGATCCTTGCTTCAGAGTGAAGGCACAACTGGTATCCAAATTTACCGTCTGCTCAGACTTCACAGCCCCCTTGTGGAACTGTCAAGACTGTCTGCAGTCAGAAGACATCCTTTCTGCCTGCAAGCTCTTCTTCATGGTGagcttttcctcatttttgtcCTTCCCACACATTATATATTGATTTTAACTGTTTGTATTGTTGCCCCAtgtgagatgaaaaaaagagtCAGTGGCTTTTTGCTACTTCTTTCTACCCAGCATTCAGTTGACTTACTCAAAACCACTCATACATTGCTgtaaaaggcagagaggaagtACTTCTGAGCAGTATGAAGCTTCTGTGTTTCCTGTTTCCCTGTAGTCTCAGTGTCACACTCAGAAATGTCTTTCATGTTCTTGTGTTCCAAGAGTTGTTCTCATTTGCAGTTTTAATAATCAAACCCAGTTACTCTTGATCTGTGTTGTTGTAAAGGAAGTAAAACATAggttttcaatttttcttctaatataaaaatattttaaacgTTAAATTACAAGTCAATTGCTCGGAAGAAGTTTATagtgctgctcagaaaatggctttttgcTCTCATCCCTGAAACTGCTTCGGTAGCTGGAGTAGTACAGTTTCTGGATCTTactccagaaaataaatactagATGTTTCAAAACAACGAAAACTTAATTAACTACACAACTGAATTATAAAAACCAaaagctctgcttctgctgtgtaTGCAAAGCCTTTATTCTCTAGTCATTTACATGTTTACAAAGACCGACAGAAGAAAGCGACTGAGAGGTTCACATTTTGTGCATCCCTCAGGTCACTTTGTTTCCTCAGGAAAGCCTCACTCTTCCTCTCCTATCTTCTTGCCATGAATCTCCCGACTCTTTGCTCGGAGCTTGTTGACCTGTGACTCTGCAATGTCAGCCCGCTCCTCGGCTTCCTCCAGCTCGTGCTGGATCTTGCGGAACTTGGAGAGGTTGACATTGGACAATTCCTCctgtgcagggagagggagTTGGTGATGAGTACCCAGGGCTGGGGTTTCACTCCTCCCACACCTCACATTTGCAGAGCTGTCACTCTTCCGTGGGGCAAGATCCAGACCTCCATCCCACCCACACCGCTGTTATACATAAACCTCACAAAGAACTCATCATCCTCCCCTAATCAACACCTCATTGTGAAGAGCTTCACCAGTACTATGTCACTCTTGAACGGCTGTTTTGTAATGTGGTGGTATAATTTCTGTATTCTCCAACAAGTTTGGTGCTCAAGTATCATGGGCATGTATCTGGGTGACAAAGACTCTAAACCTTCAGCACTTTccaatttttttatattcatcTTCTCAGCATCTCTGTGAAACCCACAGAAGGAAGTATGTTGCCCAGTCTCCAGGCAATACTTACAGCCTCCTCAGCTTGTCTCTTGTAGGATTTCACCTTCATTTGCAGCTTGTCCACCAGATCCTGCAGCCTGAGAATATTCTTCCGGTCTTCCTCAGACTAGAGGGGTTGgcaaacaggaaataaaattaattgttgGCTCTGCATCATGTGAGGTTAACAACTGCCCTTGAGGACGGTGCGTGAACACTTGGACTTGCTGTGAGTAAACTCGGTCAGGCCAAGGAGTCCTCCTGCCTTACCTGGTAGGTCAGCTCCTTCACCCTCCTCTCGTACTTGCGCACACCCTTCACGGCTTCAGCGCTGCGCTTCTGCTCAGCATCAACCTCCCCTTCCAGCTCCCGCACCTGCAATGACAAGTCCACTTTGGAGCTTCCCTGATGGCTGCTCACCTGACATGGCTGCTCATGCATTAACAAAAGCCCTACGCACCCTGGCCTCCAGCTTCTGGATTTGCTTCTTGCCTCCCTTCAGAGCCAACTGCTCAGCCTCATCCAGACGAAGCTGCAGATCCTTCACTGTCTGGTCCAGGttcttcttcatcctctccAGGTGGGCGCTGGTGTCCTGCtccttcttcagctcttctgccATCATGGCTGCCTGATGAGAGCAAAAGAGCCAAAGCCATTTTGGGGCTGGAGACCTTTTAGGGGGAAGGCACTTATCTGAAGCAGTGCAAAGAACCCCCAGCTCACATCTGTGATGGCCTTCTTGGCCTTCTCTTCAGCATTGCGGGCTTCCTGGATCGTATCTTCCATTTCCCCTTGAATTTGGGTAATGTCTGTTTCCAGCTTCTTCTTGGTGTTGATCAAGCTGGTGTTCTGTTTAACAGTGAAGGAGAAGGTTCTTACTTTTAGCCTTAATGTATTCACGTCAATAGTTGCAATGCTAAGTATTGTTTATGCaagtttttaatggaaaagtCCTCTTTATATCCACAGCTGCCAAGCAGATGTGGAGAACTGCCTAGATTTGCTTCTCAAGCATGTACAAAGCAATCCCAAGATGCTCTGTGTTGATGTGTTACTCCTGAAACTTGCCTGACCTGGGTATGGAGGAGCTGCACACGTTCAGTGGCATCCAGAAGCTCCTGCTCAGCCAATTTCCTTGACCGTTCTGtctgctccagggctgcccGTAGCTCCTCAATTTCAGCCTGCAGCAGGTTTGCTCTGCGCTCCACCATGGCCACCTGCTCCTTCAGGTCCTCCTGTgtcctgagagcatcatccaggTGTATCTGGGTATCCTGTGAAAGAGACAAGAGCAACCATGAGGATGCAGTGTGTGCTTGGGTGCCCAGAATGTCAAGACTgccatttctcttccttttgcttttctgggcAGACCTTGAGCACTCCCTGTGTGTTCCTCAGGTTCTTTTGTGCCTCTGCAGCCACACGGTTGGCATGGCTGAGTTGGATCTCCATTTCATTCAGGTCTCCTTCCATCTTCTTCTTCAGCCGCAGGGCTTCATTCCTGCTCCTGATCTCAGCATCCAGGGTGCTCTGCATGGACTCCACGATTCGGAGGTGGTTTCTTTTCATCTGGTCGATCTCCTCATCTTTCTCTGCTATCTTCCTGTCAATCTCAGATTTCACCTGGTTGAGCTCAAGCTGGAGGCGCAGGATCTTCCCCTCTTCATGTTCAAGGGAGgcctggataaaaaaaaaaaaaattagatcaCTTTTTATGAGACAAATGTTGGACCAGAAGCTCTCAATGAGAAGGAGAGACATGTTTAGATAATGCCGTTTTATAGAAACACTCTTTTGCTCTTGTGCCTGGGAATTATGTCCCAGTGCTCATTAGTCAGAGATCCAAGACTTAAATGAGAGCAACAAATGATGCTGTGTACCTCAGCTTCCTCCAGGGAGGCCTGGAGTTCAGATTTCTCCTGCTCAATCTGCTTCTTGACTTTCTCCAGCTCATGAATTGCCTTTCCTCCCTCAGCAACCTGCTCCGTGAGGTCAGAAATCTCCTCTGGGGGAGCAAAGACCAAATGTCATGGTCAGGCAGAGAGATGGATGGGAAGGGCCCTGCCACACCAAGGTGACAGGCATCTCTGCAGACCTGTGGCCACAGAGCCATGTGGAGTGCTGGGTAGTGGTGGTCAGTGAGAaggccctgccagcagcagagggcCAGGGACTTACGCTGCAAGTTCTTGTTCTCACGCTTCAGCGTCTCCAGGTGGTCCAAGGACTCCTCATAGGCATTCTTCATCTTAAAGAGCTCTGTGCTGAGCGAGCGAGACTCCTTCTGGGAGGCTTCCAGCTCAGCCTGCGTTTCCTCATACTTCTGCTTCCATTCTGCCAGGATCTGAAGAGAAATGGGGCGTGGGTATGGAGGTGACAATCAGGAGGGGAGGCTCTGCCCAGGAGCCCCAGAGCTGAAGTCCAAAAGACCTTGTCAAAGTTCCTCTGCTTCTTATCCAGAGCTGCGCAGGCAGCGTTTGATCTCTCCACATCAATCATCAAGTCCTCCACTTCATTCTGCAGcctctgttttgtcttttccagGGAAGCACATTTGGCATTGACAGCTTCAACATGTTCCTCTGCATCCTGCAGGCGCTGTGCCAGCTTCTTCCTGGGAGGAGGTAAGCACAGTTCTTGGTTTGAGGGAAAAGGTGTGGATGTGTTGTGTGATTGATAAGCTTTATAtaatagtattttttattatttcactgAGTATTCTATGCACAGAGAGTACCAGTACAcccattatttttattcagagttTTGATTCTGAAGCTTCAACAACTGTTGTGATTTCCGTGTCCACTGTGGAAAGGTTTTCTGTACAGTTCTATATGTCAGCAGAATATTTTCCTCTACATTTCTATACTGAAACCCATTGATTTACTTTATCTCAGCAGTTATCTTGAACAAAAGGACTTTTAACTTTTTATGACAGTACCACAGTTGTTATATTCAAATTTCCATTGTAAGCAtacctcttttcttttgttttcccacCCTTCCCACATACTTggcctcctccagctcctccatgcGCTGAATAGCGTCTGTCTCATATTTGGTTCTCCACTGGGCCACTTCACTGTTGGCCTTGGACAGGGCACGCTGCAGCTCCCCCTtggcctcctgctcctcctcgTACTGTTCCCGCAGCAAGTCACAGTCGTGGCGAGCAGACTGCAAGGAGTGGGCCAGGGCGTTCTTGGCCTGGAGTAATAAGAGTTATAACTTCAGATTAAAATGTTATTGCAGAGTTCTGtgaaaaaatacaatatattgAATGAGGAAAAAAGCTGGGACTGacaaaaaatagtaatttataAATGCCGGCAAATAGCTAATAATGGAAGAGTTGCCGTGAATCaccttaatatttttcttaccaTATCAGCATTCTGTAGTTTCATAGCTGACTGTATCAcctttttcagaaaaggaatcTGGTGGATATATCAGAATATGGAGAACCTTCTCACCTTTATCTCTTCCTCTAAGTGTCTCTTGAGTTCCTCAATCTGTTGGGTAAATCCTTGCTTGCCTCTTGACAGCTGAGAAATCAGAGCATCTTTCTCCTCCACCTGGCGTGAATATTCACCTGGGAAAGTTTGCAGATGCACAAGACTTTTATTTCCATCGATGACAATCTGAGGACATTTAAGGCTGTAAAACTAAACAGTAAGCAGACCTTGCAGAAGCTAGTGATCCCATTTCACGCATTTCTCGTTACAGGGGAGACAAAGATCATGTGCCCAGAAGGCCACTTCTGCATTACTTCTCTGGCATTATTATTCTGTGCATCAAAGATTTTCATGTCTTACCTGATTCAGTCTGCAGACGAGCTCTTTGAGCATTGAGGTCATTGATCATGCGCTGATGCTCTTCTTCTTTTGTCTTAATCTCACTTAGTTGATCTTCTAGTGTACGACACATCTTCTCCAGATGTGCCTGTGTTAACATGAGGCAGGGATCAGTCTTAATAGAGTCTTAATATAGAGTCTTAATAGGTACAAGATAGTGCACTGTATCAAATTCAATTTGTGCAGAAATGCCTATAAGGTATTTGTGTACCTTGGATTTGGAGACAGACTCCATATTACTGGCCAGGTCATCAATCTCCATCTTCAGCTcactcttctccttctccagcttctgcttcacCCGTTGCAGGTTGTCAATCTGCTCCCCAAGCTCAGCCGTGCTGTCCGCGTGCTTCTTCCGCAGGGCGGCAGCCGTGGCTTCGTGCTGCAGCGTGGCCTCTTCCAGGTCACGGCGCATCTTCTGAAATTCTGCCTCACGCTTCTTGTTCATCTCAATCTGAGCTGAGGtagctcctcctgcttcttccagGCGCTCGCTgatctcctccagctccctggagaGGTCAGACCGatgcttctctgcttttgccCGAGACGTTCGCTCTGCCTCAATTTCCTCCTCCAGTTCCTCAATACGAGCCTGGGGAACATTAGGAACAACCCTTCATACCCACACCTTTGTCCCAGTTGATGGCTTTTGGATGGTTGGAAGAGAAGGAACAGAGACTCACCTGCAGCTCCTTGATCTTCTTCTGGAATTGCATGCCCAGGGCTTGCTCATCCTCAATTTTTCCCTGGATCTGGCTGATTTCAAAGTCTTTCCTTTGGGCAAAGGAAACCCTGTTAGTGCCTGAACAAAATCACCCAagtgcagcagcccagcactcaGGTGTCCCACAGCCACACTTACTTCTTCAGTTTCTCATCTAGCTGCTGTTTATCATTTTCCAGATCCATTATGTTGTCATGGGACAGCTTCAGGTCTCCTTCCAGTTTCCTCTTGGCTCTCTCAAGGTCCATGCgcagtttcttttcttgctcCAGGGACCCTTCCAGCTACAACAAACAAGACCATCAATGTTCTACCAGCCAGGTCGAACTCCACACCTGTCCTGTTCTTGCTCTATATCTTTGTGCTTACATCATCCACTTGCTGCTCCAGCTTGGTCTTTGCTTTGGTCAGAGTATTGACTTTGTCCTCTTCTGCTTGCAGGTCATCCAGCGTCTGCTGATGGGCCTCTTGGAgggctttcttctcttttgtcaGCTTGGCAATGGTTTCATCTAGGGTTGCCATCTCCTCTGTGAGGTTTTTCACCTTTGAGAAGAAGGGAGCAAGTGTAAATAAAGGAAGTTGAGACAGAAGCCTTATAACAGCACAGTGGTCTTGAGTGAGGCTTGCATGAACAGTTCTGCCTCATACCTTGTTTTCAGTtgcatgtttttccttctcaaccTTGGCCAGTGTTAGCTCAAGGTCATCAATATCTTTCTTCAGCTCTGAACATTCATCCTCCAGTTTTCTCTTCTTGGCTGTCAGATCAGCATTaatttcctcctcatcttcagCCCTTTCAGTCACCTCCTTAATTTTGGCTTCCAGCTGGATTTTAGTTTTGATGAGCTGGTCACATCTTTCCTCAGCATCAGCCAAGCTGTCTGCTTCCTGGTTTAGACACAGagaatttttgctttattagtgaattttccttctttatatACACCTGCCTATATTGACACATGAAACAGCTGTGTCTGAAACGATGTAAGTTTACAGTTTTTCTGTCTGGGAAATAGTATTGCTCTGTTTGgaagtacttttatttttttgttctgtaaaaaATATCACATAATTTGGTGGTATAAGTATTCCTTAAGCACTTAAAAGTAATACAAAAAAGCGACCTTCTCTATTACTGATTTTTCAGTGGAATTGCCTTGTAGATTTTTTGATTCTTAGATAGGAATCAGTGGCATAATCCTTTGTGACTGATGCTAAA
Above is a genomic segment from Heliangelus exortis chromosome 20, bHelExo1.hap1, whole genome shotgun sequence containing:
- the LOC139805567 gene encoding myosin heavy chain, skeletal muscle, adult-like is translated as MSSDAEMAIFGAAAPYLRKSEKERIEAQNKPFDAKSSVFVVHPKHSFVKGTIQSRETGKVTVKTEGGETLTVKDDQIFSMNPPKYDKIEDMAMMTHLHEPAVLYNLKERYAAWMIYTYSGLFCVTVNPYKWLPVYNPEVVLAYRGKKRQEAPPHIFSISDNAYQFMLTDRENQSVLITGESGAGKTVNTKRVIQYFATIAASGEKKKEDTPGKMQGTLEDQIISANPLLEAFGNAKTVRNDNSSRFGKFIRIHFGATGKLASADIETYLLEKSRVTFQLKAERSYHIFYQIMSNKKPELIDMLLITTNPYDFQFVSQGEITVASINDQEELMATDSAIDILGFTADEKSAIYKLTGAVMHYGNLKFKQKQREEQAEPDGTEVADKAAYLMGLNSADLLKALCYPRVKVGNEYVTKGQTVQQVNNSVGALAKSVYEKMFLWMVVRINQQLDTKQPRQYFIGVLDIAGFEIFDFNSLEQLCINFTNEKLQQFFNHHMFVLEQEEYKKEGIEWEFIDFGMDLAACIELIEKPMGIFSILEEECMFPKATDTSFKNKLYDQHMGKSNNFQKPKPGKGKAEAHFSLVHYAGTVDYNITGWLEKNKDPLNETVIGLYQKSSVKTLALLFASAGGEAEASGGGGGGGKKGAKKKGSSFQTVSALFRENLNKLMTNLRSTHPHFVRCIIPNETKTPGAMEHELVLHQLRCNGVLEGIRICRKGFPSRVLYADFKQRYKVLNASAIPEGQFIDSKKASEKLLGSIDVDHTQYKFGHTKVFFKAGLLGLLEEMRDEKLAQLITRTQAMCRGFLMRVEYQRMVQRRESIYCIQYNVRAFMNVKHWPWMKLFFKIKPLLKSAESEKEMANMKEEFEKTKEELAKSEAKRKELEEKMVKLVQEKNDLQLQVQAEADSLADAEERCDQLIKTKIQLEAKIKEVTERAEDEEEINADLTAKKRKLEDECSELKKDIDDLELTLAKVEKEKHATENKVKNLTEEMATLDETIAKLTKEKKALQEAHQQTLDDLQAEEDKVNTLTKAKTKLEQQVDDLEGSLEQEKKLRMDLERAKRKLEGDLKLSHDNIMDLENDKQQLDEKLKKKDFEISQIQGKIEDEQALGMQFQKKIKELQARIEELEEEIEAERTSRAKAEKHRSDLSRELEEISERLEEAGGATSAQIEMNKKREAEFQKMRRDLEEATLQHEATAAALRKKHADSTAELGEQIDNLQRVKQKLEKEKSELKMEIDDLASNMESVSKSKAHLEKMCRTLEDQLSEIKTKEEEHQRMINDLNAQRARLQTESGEYSRQVEEKDALISQLSRGKQGFTQQIEELKRHLEEEIKAKNALAHSLQSARHDCDLLREQYEEEQEAKGELQRALSKANSEVAQWRTKYETDAIQRMEELEEAKKKLAQRLQDAEEHVEAVNAKCASLEKTKQRLQNEVEDLMIDVERSNAACAALDKKQRNFDKILAEWKQKYEETQAELEASQKESRSLSTELFKMKNAYEESLDHLETLKRENKNLQQEISDLTEQVAEGGKAIHELEKVKKQIEQEKSELQASLEEAEASLEHEEGKILRLQLELNQVKSEIDRKIAEKDEEIDQMKRNHLRIVESMQSTLDAEIRSRNEALRLKKKMEGDLNEMEIQLSHANRVAAEAQKNLRNTQGVLKDTQIHLDDALRTQEDLKEQVAMVERRANLLQAEIEELRAALEQTERSRKLAEQELLDATERVQLLHTQNTSLINTKKKLETDITQIQGEMEDTIQEARNAEEKAKKAITDAAMMAEELKKEQDTSAHLERMKKNLDQTVKDLQLRLDEAEQLALKGGKKQIQKLEARVRELEGEVDAEQKRSAEAVKGVRKYERRVKELTYQSEEDRKNILRLQDLVDKLQMKVKSYKRQAEEAEELSNVNLSKFRKIQHELEEAEERADIAESQVNKLRAKSREIHGKKIGEEE